A region of the Deinococcus aquiradiocola genome:
TGCACGGGGCGGCACATGAAGTGCACCTCGCGGTTGCGGGAGAGCGCGCCGGGCAGCAGGCCGGACTCCGTGAGGACCTGGAAGCCGTTGCACACGCCGAGCACGTACCCGCCGCGCGCCGCGTGCGCCTTCACGGCCTGCATGATGGGGCTGCGTGCCGCGACCGCGCCGGACCGCAGGTGATCGCCGTAACTGAAGCCGCCCGGCAGGAACACCAGGTCCGTCCCTTCGGGCAGGCCGTCCTGCGCGTGCCACACGAAGCTGGCGTCCGGGTCGAGGGTGAGGCGCGCGGCGTGCAGGGCGTCCGCGTCGCAGTTGCTGCCGGGGAACTGAATCACTGAAACTTTCACAATCTCTCCAGGACGGCCACGGTGCGCTCGCCGCCCGCCGTGCCGGTGTTCAGCGTTCCTGCGGGTTCGAACATCAGCATCCAGACCTCTTCGCTCTCGGCGGCGGGTTTGTGTTCGGTGCCGCGCGGCACGATCAGCAGCTCACCTTCGTTCACCATCCGGTCCTCGGTGGTGCCGTCACGGCCGCGCAGGCCCATCCGCAGCGTGCCCTTGATCACCAGGAACAGTTCGTCGGCGTCGTCGTGGGCGTGCCACACGAACTCGCCGCCGATGCGCGCGAGGCGCACCTCCTGCCCGTTCAGTTCACCCACGATCTTCGGTGACCACTGCTCGGTGAACGCCCCGAACTTCCGGGCCAGGTTGACCACTTCGGGCATGCTCATGCGCCTTCCAGCTCCCAGCGCACGTCCTCCATCACGGGGTTGCTGAGGACCGTGGTGGCGACGTCCTGCACGCGGGCCTCCACGTCGCTGCGTTCGCCCTCCATGTGCAGTTCGATGTACTTGCCGACGCGCACGCCGCTGGCCTGCTGGCCCAGGTGGGACAGGGCGCGCTCCACGGTGCGGCCCTGAGGGTCGAGGATGCTGGGTTTGAGGGTCACGTAGATCTTGGCTTTGAAGGTGGACATGAACGCTCCAGAAGGGGGGAATGGGCGGGGTGCGGGGGGCCGTGCGCGGGGCGGGTCGTCAGGCGGTGATGCGGCGCAGCATCTCGCTGTACGCGTCCTCGACGCCGCCCAGGTCGCGCCGGAAGCGGTCCTTGTCGAGCTTCTCGTTCGTCTCGGCGTCCCAGAAGCGGCAGGTGTCGGGGCTGATCTCGTCCGCCAGCACGACCTCGCCGGACGCGAGCGTGCCGAACTCCAGCTTGAAGTCGATCAGGCGAATGCCGCGCGCCGCGAAGAACGGCGTCAGGAACGCCTGCACCTTCAGGGCCAGCTCACGGATGCGCGCGAGCTGCTCTTCGGTCGCCCAGCCGAGGCTGAGGGCCGTGTCGGTGTTGATGAGCGGATCGCCCAGCGCGTCGCTCTTGTAGCAGTACTCCACCACGGGCCGCGCGAGGACCGTGCCCTCCTCGATGCCCAGGCGCTTGCTGAAGCTGCCCGCCGCGACGTTCCGCACGATCACTTCGACCGGCACGATCGTCACGGCCTTCACGAGCTGCTCGTTGCCGGACAGCTGCCGGACGAAGTGCGTGGGGATGCCGGCCGCCTCCAGCTGCGGGTACAGGTGCGCGGTGATGGCGTTGTTGATGGCGCCCTTCCCGCTGATCTGGGCTTTCTTGACGCCGTTGAAGGCGGTGGCGTCGTCCTTGTACTCCACCACGTACTGCAGGGCGTCGGGGGTGGCGTACACGCGCTTCGCTTTGCCTTCGTAGCGCAGTTCGCCGCGCAGGGCGGACACGTCGTTCTGGGAATCGTTCATACTTTAACCTCTAAGCACCTGAGCCTGAAAGTAGAAAAAGCGCCACCCCTCGAAACCAGGGAAGACGCTTTGATCGCACCACGGGAAACACGATTCATTCTGGAACTGCCATACCGGAAAGCCTCACTCGCCTGCACGCAGCAGAGCGGAAACGCCGAACACGGCGCGAGGAAGGGCGGAAGGAAAGCTGGACGGTCCAGGCCCGAACACACACGTGTCAGGCCGATGTACGCTCCAGCTTATCACCAGCACCACGGGACATTGAGGGCCGAGGTCTAGCACACCCCCACCCCGCCCTCACAGCGGCTGCGTCACCCCCGACCCGCTGGCCCGCATGATGCCCGGCAGGTCCCCCGCTGCCAGCTCACCCGCGCTCAGCGGCACGCTCCGCATGGACGCCAGCCGCAACCCGCGCGCCTGACACACCACCGTCACCGCCTCCCACACGGCCTCCAGCTCCGACAACGGCACGCTCCCCCCATCCTCACGCACCACCAGGCCCACCGTCATCCACGCCGCAGGAACGTCCGTCATGCCCTCATCTTGCGTCCGCCAGATGAAGCTCCCGTTCAGACGCGCCGGACACGGCCGGGCCACGAGACACGCCTCCCCGCCGGGTGCGTCACGAAACGACCGACCGACCGGAATCCGTGTGAAAGACTGCCCGTATGCCGCGCAGCCTGACGCCCCCCTTCTTCGCCGCCCTCGAAGACTCACGCCGCATCCTGATCGCAGGCATGGGCGGCGGCTTCGACGTGTTCTGCGGGCTGCCGCTGTACTTCGCGCTGCGGGCCGAGGGTCGGGACGTCACGCTCGCCAACCTGTCCTTCAGCACCTTCTCGCCACTGACGCCGCGCCCACTGGCACCCGCCCTGATCGAGGTCACGCCCCGCACGCCCGTCCGGCCAGGCGAGTACTTCCCCGAAGCGTACCTGTCCCGCTGGCTCGCCATGCAGGGCGAACCCTCCAGCGTGTACGCCACCGAAAAGACCGGCGTGCAACCGGCACTCGCCGCCTACCGCGCCCTGACCGATCACCTGCACATCGACACCGTCATCCTGATCGACGGCGGCACCGACGCCCTCATGCGCGGCGACGAGCCCGACCTGGGCACCCCCCACGAGGACGCGGTCAGCCTGTGCGCCGTGAACGAACTGACCGGCCTGCGGCGCTTCATGGTCAGCCTGGGCTTCGGCATCGACAGCTTCCACGGCGTCAGCCACTGGAACGTGCTGGAAGCCACCGCCGAACTGGCACGCGCCGGAGCGTACCTGGGATCGTTCAGCCTGACGCCCGAACTGCCGCCCGTGCAGCAGTACCGCGACGCCTGCGAAGCCGTGTTCGGGCAGATGCCGCGCCACACCAGCATCGTGAACAGCAGCATCCTGAGCGCCATCCACGGCCAGTACGGCGACCACCACGCCAGCGAACGCACGCACGGCTCGCCGCTGTGGATCAACCCGCTCATGGCGCAGTACTGGTGCTACGAACTGACGGCCGTGGCCCGCCGCCTCCAGTACCGCGAAGCGCTGATGGACACCGTCACCATGACCGACGTGGACCGCGTGATCGGCGCGCACCGCGCATCGGTCGCGGTCCGGCCCCGCCACACCCTGCCGATCTAAAGATGGGCGGGAAGCTCTTCGCCTCCCGCCCACGTCCCGTACGGACTGCTCTCAGATGTCTTCGCTGCCCGAGTCCATGCGGACGATCTGCGGCTGGAACTGGCCGAGCACCTCGACGAGGTCTGACTGTGCGGCCAGCACGTCCTGCACGCGCTTGTACGCCTGTGGGGCCTCGTCGATGCCGCCGCCCAGCAGGGTCACGCCGCGCTGTGCGAGGTACGCCTTCCATTCGGCGCGCGGGATGGTCTTCTCGGCGGCCTTGCGGCCCAGCTGGCGGCCCGCGCCGTGCGACGCGCTGTGCAGGGCGTCCGGCACGCCCCGGCCGCGCACGAGGTACGCGGGGTCGGCCATGCTGCCGGGAATGAGGCCCAGCTGGCCTTCGGCGGCGGGCGTGGCGCCCTTGCGGTGCACGATGAGTTCCTGCCCGTCCACGACCTGCTTCCAGGCGAGGTTGTGGCTGTTGCTGACCGTGAGGGTGGGCGTCTCGCCGAGCGCGCGGGCGACGCGCGCGTGAATCTGCTCGTGGTTCGCCAGGGCGTACTGTCCGGCGAGCGTCATGGCGGTCCAGTAGTCCTGCCCTTCCTGCTGGCGGGTGTCGAGCCACGCGAGTTTGCGGGCGGCCGGGTCGAGGTGCGGGTGGAGGTGCTCGGCGAGGCGCGTGAAGTGCCCGGCGACCTGCGCGCCGAAGCCGCGCGAGCCGCTGTGCGTCAGGAACGCGAGGTACTCGCCTGCGGGGAGGTCCAGGCCGCCGTGCGTGAGGGTGAACGTCCCGAATTCCGCGAAGTGGTTGCCGCTGCCGGACGTGCCGAGCTGCGTGACGGCCTTGTCGAACAGGTGACGCAGGAGCGGCTGGGCGTTCCAGGCGGGGTCGTCGAGGACGTCGTGGTGGAGCCGGTCGCGTTTCTCCCAGCCGACGCCCGCGCCGAAGCGCGTGTGGCGGTGCAGGAGTTCCGTGCCGCTGCGCGCGTCGAGGCTTGCGGCGGGCAGCGCGTACACGCTCAGGCGCATGCTGCATCCGATGTCCACGCCCACCCCGTACGGGATGACGGCGTGCTGGGTGGCGAGCACCCCGCCGATGGGCAGGCCGTACCCGAGGTGCGCGTCGGGCATGAGCGCCCCGGCGCGGCTGATGGGGAGGCGCATGGCGGTGTTCATCTGCGCGAACGCGCCGTCGTCGATCAGGTGGGCGCCCCATACGCGGTACGGGAGGGGCTGGGCGCGCAGGGCGTCGTGCGCGTGCAGGGCGTCCTGCTCGGCCCGTGCCTGCAGGCTGGCGGCGAGCGTGGCGTACACGCCGGTCAGGTGCTGCGCGGGGCTGGCGTGCACGGCGCGCAGTTCGTTCAGGATGTCGTCGCGCGCCGCGCCCGCGTCCTCGCGCACGCTGGCGGCCGCGAGGGCCAGGCCGATGTCGGCGCCCGTGAATCCGAGTTTGGTGATGTGCTTCCCGTTCATGGTGGTCCCGCTCCTCCGTCCGCTGCTCGTGCGTCACGGCAGGCAGACCCGTCCAGTGTGACGCGCGGCGCGGGCGGGCGCATGCGCGTCCTGACGGGGGAGGGGTAGGCCGTGTGGCGCATCCCCGCACCCTGTCGGGCGAGGGGATGCGATTCAGGCGAGGGCGGCGGCGTCTTCCAGGGCCGCGTAGCGTCCGCCCTGCCTGCGCAGCACGTCCGGGTGGCCTTCCTCGACGACCACGCCGCCCTCCAGCACCACCACGCGGTCCGCGCTGCGCGCGAGCGACAGGCGGTGCGTCACGATGAGCGCCGTCCGGCCGCGCATGAGGCGTTCGAGGGCCTCCACGATGCTCGCCTCGGATTCCGCGTCGACGGCGCTCGTCGGTTCGTCCAGCAGCAGCACGGCCGGGCGGGCCAGCAGCACGCGCGCGATCGCGAGGCGCTGCCGCTGCCCGCCCGACAGTTTCACGCCGCGCTCGCCGACCATCGTCTCCAGGCCCTGCGGGAGGGCCTGCACGAATTCCAGGGCGCTCGCCACGCGCAGCGCGTCCGTCACCTCCTGCGGCGTCGCGTCGGGTCGGGCGTAGCGGACGTTCTCCAGCACCGTGTCGTGGAACAGGAAGGTGTCCTGCTGCATGACGGTCGCCGCGCGCCGCAGGCTCGGCAGGGTCAGGGTGCGCACGTCGTGCCCGTCGAGCAGCACCCGGCCCGACTGCGGGTCGTACGTGCGCGTCAGCAGGCCGATCAAGGTGCTCTTGCCCGCCCCGGACCGTCCGAGGACCGCGACGCGCTCGCCCGCCCGGACGCGCAGGTTCAGGCCCCGCAGGACCGGCTGGGCCGCGTCGTACCCGAACGTGACGTTCTCGAACAGCAGGTCGCCGCGCGCCGGGGCGGGCAGCGGCAGCGCGTCCGGCGCCTGCACCACGCTCACGGGCGCGTCCAGCACCTGAAAGATGCGCCGCCCGCTCGCCTCGGCACGCTGCAGCAGGTCGTTGATGTTCACGAGGTCGTCGATCGGGCCGTAGAAGTACCGCCCGTACCCCCGGTACGCGAGCAGCCCGCCGAGCGTGAACTGCCCCGCCACGATCAGGGCCGCGCCGCCCCCCAGCATCAGGATGTTCCCGAAGTTCGACACGAACCGCACGACCGGGAATGTCCGGTTGCGGATGGTGACGGCCTTCACGCCCTCGTCGTACAGTTGCTGCCCGATCTCCTCGACGCGCCGCGCCTCGGCTGCCTCGCGCGCGAAGCCCTGCACGACCCGGATGCCGCCCAGCCGGTCCGTGACGAGCGCCGACAGGTCCCCCAGGCGCCGCCGCGCCGCGCGGTACGCGGGCCGCACGGACGCGTTGTACCGCGTGAGCAGCAGGCCGACCGCCAGCATGGGCAGCGTCACGATCACGCCCAGCAGCGGCTGCAGCGCGACGAAGATCCCGATCACGCCCACCAGCCGCAGCGCGTTGCCGAGCACGGCGTCCGTGCCGCGCAGCAGCACGTCCTGAATGCCGTCCACGTCCGCCGTCACGCGCGACAGCAGGTCCCCCGTCCGCTGCGACTCGAAGTAACTCGCGGACTGC
Encoded here:
- the purQ gene encoding phosphoribosylformylglycinamidine synthase subunit PurQ translates to MKVSVIQFPGSNCDADALHAARLTLDPDASFVWHAQDGLPEGTDLVFLPGGFSYGDHLRSGAVAARSPIMQAVKAHAARGGYVLGVCNGFQVLTESGLLPGALSRNREVHFMCRPVHLRVEHAGTAFTGAYRQGQVIEVPIAHGEGNYYADPDTISQLEANGQVVFRYVDNPNGSLNDIAGIISERGNVLGMMPHPERAVEALLGSEDGRGLFESLRAGVRA
- a CDS encoding cupin domain-containing protein is translated as MSMPEVVNLARKFGAFTEQWSPKIVGELNGQEVRLARIGGEFVWHAHDDADELFLVIKGTLRMGLRGRDGTTEDRMVNEGELLIVPRGTEHKPAAESEEVWMLMFEPAGTLNTGTAGGERTVAVLERL
- the purS gene encoding phosphoribosylformylglycinamidine synthase subunit PurS encodes the protein MSTFKAKIYVTLKPSILDPQGRTVERALSHLGQQASGVRVGKYIELHMEGERSDVEARVQDVATTVLSNPVMEDVRWELEGA
- a CDS encoding ABC transporter ATP-binding protein; translated protein: MTAPTPLPEGPSVTRRLYGLLVPYRRAVLLGLCFLVLSVAAELYPPLVWGRVIDHGLTRRGDTFTADWTFIGWQLALLVAVFAVQQVLSAWRGVLLERAGQQLTLDLRLRLYDTLAGQSASYFESQRTGDLLSRVTADVDGIQDVLLRGTDAVLGNALRLVGVIGIFVALQPLLGVIVTLPMLAVGLLLTRYNASVRPAYRAARRRLGDLSALVTDRLGGIRVVQGFAREAAEARRVEEIGQQLYDEGVKAVTIRNRTFPVVRFVSNFGNILMLGGGAALIVAGQFTLGGLLAYRGYGRYFYGPIDDLVNINDLLQRAEASGRRIFQVLDAPVSVVQAPDALPLPAPARGDLLFENVTFGYDAAQPVLRGLNLRVRAGERVAVLGRSGAGKSTLIGLLTRTYDPQSGRVLLDGHDVRTLTLPSLRRAATVMQQDTFLFHDTVLENVRYARPDATPQEVTDALRVASALEFVQALPQGLETMVGERGVKLSGGQRQRLAIARVLLARPAVLLLDEPTSAVDAESEASIVEALERLMRGRTALIVTHRLSLARSADRVVVLEGGVVVEEGHPDVLRRQGGRYAALEDAAALA
- a CDS encoding DUF1152 domain-containing protein, translated to MPRSLTPPFFAALEDSRRILIAGMGGGFDVFCGLPLYFALRAEGRDVTLANLSFSTFSPLTPRPLAPALIEVTPRTPVRPGEYFPEAYLSRWLAMQGEPSSVYATEKTGVQPALAAYRALTDHLHIDTVILIDGGTDALMRGDEPDLGTPHEDAVSLCAVNELTGLRRFMVSLGFGIDSFHGVSHWNVLEATAELARAGAYLGSFSLTPELPPVQQYRDACEAVFGQMPRHTSIVNSSILSAIHGQYGDHHASERTHGSPLWINPLMAQYWCYELTAVARRLQYREALMDTVTMTDVDRVIGAHRASVAVRPRHTLPI
- the purC gene encoding phosphoribosylaminoimidazolesuccinocarboxamide synthase, whose amino-acid sequence is MNDSQNDVSALRGELRYEGKAKRVYATPDALQYVVEYKDDATAFNGVKKAQISGKGAINNAITAHLYPQLEAAGIPTHFVRQLSGNEQLVKAVTIVPVEVIVRNVAAGSFSKRLGIEEGTVLARPVVEYCYKSDALGDPLINTDTALSLGWATEEQLARIRELALKVQAFLTPFFAARGIRLIDFKLEFGTLASGEVVLADEISPDTCRFWDAETNEKLDKDRFRRDLGGVEDAYSEMLRRITA
- a CDS encoding RtcB family protein, producing the protein MNGKHITKLGFTGADIGLALAAASVREDAGAARDDILNELRAVHASPAQHLTGVYATLAASLQARAEQDALHAHDALRAQPLPYRVWGAHLIDDGAFAQMNTAMRLPISRAGALMPDAHLGYGLPIGGVLATQHAVIPYGVGVDIGCSMRLSVYALPAASLDARSGTELLHRHTRFGAGVGWEKRDRLHHDVLDDPAWNAQPLLRHLFDKAVTQLGTSGSGNHFAEFGTFTLTHGGLDLPAGEYLAFLTHSGSRGFGAQVAGHFTRLAEHLHPHLDPAARKLAWLDTRQQEGQDYWTAMTLAGQYALANHEQIHARVARALGETPTLTVSNSHNLAWKQVVDGQELIVHRKGATPAAEGQLGLIPGSMADPAYLVRGRGVPDALHSASHGAGRQLGRKAAEKTIPRAEWKAYLAQRGVTLLGGGIDEAPQAYKRVQDVLAAQSDLVEVLGQFQPQIVRMDSGSEDI